A segment of the Hypnocyclicus thermotrophus genome:
CATTATTTGGTCTATTATTAATAGGTCTATTTAATAATTATGATATCGGATATAAGCTTGGAAAACTTGCATTAAACTTAATTAAAAATAATAATTATTCAGATTACAAAGGAAGAGTTATTTTTTATAATACAAATTTTATTCTTCATTGGAAAGAAAATAGCATTAAAAACCTTAAATTAATCGATGATATTTATAAAATTTCTTTAGAAACTGGAGATTTGGAATATGCTGCTTGGTCAATATTTTTACGAGGTGAATATGAATTTTTTTCTAGAGGAAATATTAATAAAGCTATTATTTATTTTAGCGATATAACAGAAAAAACATCAAAACTTAATCAAATCAAACAAAAAATTTATTCTACAATTTTTTTAATAACTACAAAATATTTATTGAATATAATATCATATGATGAATTCAATAAAAAAATGTTTGATATTTTAAAAGGTTCTGAAATAGAAAATGATAAAATTGCTATATATTTTGTTTATTATCATCTTGCTGTAGTCAATTATCTATTTGAAGATTATAAAAAAGCTTTAACAAATATTAATTTAGCTGAAAAATATTTAGACAGTAATATGGCTAGTATGAATTATCCTATGTTTTATTATTTTTCATCTTTAATTCATCTTAGAGCCTATAAAACTAATATAAAAAATAGTGTTATTCATAAAAAAATTAAAAAATATTTAAAACAATTATCAATTTATGCTAAAAATTCTACAGATAATTATTTACATAAATATCTAATAGTTAAGGCTGAATATTACAACTATACTAATAATAAAAATGCTAAAGATATCTATGAGGAGGCTCTATTCCATGTAAATCATAGTGAAAACATCTTAGATATTGCTATTATAAACGAACTTATAGCTAATTATTACTTTGAAAATAAACATTATAGAATTAGTGATATTTATTTAAAAGATAGTTTTTATAATTATGACAAAATTGAGTTAAATAATAAAATTGAGTTATTAGAAAGAAGATTTAATCAAACTTTTTTAAAAGAGCACTATGATAATATTGAATTAAACACAACTATGAATACAGTCTCTTTTAACAATGATACGCTTGATATTGATTTTTTACTTAAAATATCTAAACTTTTTTCTTCTGAAATTATATTTTCTAAATTATTAGAAAATATAATGAAATACCTTATTGAAACTATTGGGACAGAAAAAGGATATATTTTAATAAAAAGAAATAATGAATTTTATATAGAAGCTAAAATAGATATTAATTATTCAGATATTGAACTTATCTCAATACCATTAAAAGAAAAATTAGAAGAAAATATATCTTATGATATAATAAATTATGTATTAAAAACTAAAAATTTATTTGTTTTTAATGAAGATAATAACGAATTTGATTTTGTCATTGATAGCTATATAAAAGAAAATTTAGTAAAATTTCTTTTATGTATACCTTTAATTAATGAAGGTGAATTAATAGGATTAGTCTATTTAGAAAACAATGTTGTAGTAAATAAAGTATCAAATATTCAAATAGAAATACTTAAAATGATATCATCACAATTAGCTGTATCTATTAAAAATTCTATTATATATGAAAAATTAAACAAATTAAATAGAACTCTTGAACGAAAAGTTTTTGAACGAACTCTATCACTTGATGAAAAAAATAAAAAACTTACTGATAGTATAAATTATTCTAAAAAAATTCAAGAAAATGTTTTGCCTAAAGAATCTGATATCATAAAATTTACAAAAGATTCCATGCTTATTTATTTACCAAAAGATGTGATTTCCGGTGATTTTTATTGGTTAAAAGAAATTGAGGAGAAAAAAGTATTTATAGTATCTGATTGCACTGGTCATGGGGTTCCTGGTGCATTCTTATCGATGATTGGCTCTATTTTATTAGATAAGTTATTAATCAATAACTTACTTCTTAATCCATCTAAAATATTAAAACAACTTGATAATGATTTTAAAAAATATCTTAAACATAACAATACAAATAAAAAATTTGAGCAAATAGATGGTATGGAAACAGCTATAGTTACTCTTTATCAAAATAAAATATATTTTTCTGGTGCTAAAAGAAATATTTATATTTTGAGAAAGGAAAATAACACTTGGAAGCTAAAAGAGATAAAGGGTAATAAATTCTCAATTGGTGGGGTCCATAGAAAAAATGAAAAAATATTTAATACGATTGAATTTGAAGTAATAAAAAATGATATTATATATATGTTTAGCGATGGCTTTGTAGATCAAAATAATAATAAAAATGAAAAGTATGGTATAAATAGATTTGAAAATCTTATTTTAAATATAGCCGATAAAGATTTAGCAGTTCAAAAAACATTAATTTTACAAGAATTATCTACTTTTATGAAAGATACTTCTCAAAGAGATGATATCACAATACTTGCATTTAAGATATAAAGTTAACTTTTGATTGCTTTATTTAATATATAATTAAGAGGTAAAAAATGAAAAAAATTAGAGTAACTGTTCCCGAAGATATATACAGACTTATTAAAAATGATATAGAAGATTTTGGCATAAATAACAATAAACTCTGTAATTTTATTTTAGATAAATATAAATATAAACGTGAAAATGAAGATTTATTAAAATCTCAAGGAAAATCACTTAGAAAAATTATTCAATTTGACTTAAATCTAAAAAATAAAGAAATTTATTATAATATATTACGAATAAATAAAGTAGCGGTAGAAGCAGAATTTTTTAGAGAATTATTTAAATATTATTGTTCCAATTTTAAATATAAACGCGAACTTTTTGTTTTTTCTGATTTAGTACAAAAAATTATTTTAGCTATTGAAAATAAAAATAAAATTAAAATTAAATATAAGAAAAAAATAAAAATAATTGAGCCCTATTTTATCAAACGTGATGAACAAGGTGAAGAAAATTATCTGTTTTGTTACTGCTGTACTTCGAAAGAATATAAAAATTATAAATTAAAAAATATAGATTTTATATCTGAACTCTCTGAAAAAGTATTAAGACGTGATAAAAAATATATTGATTCTATTAGAAAAAATTTTGATCCATTTTTATCACATGGAAAAATAGTAAAAATAAAACTTACAAAAGAAGGTGAAAGTCTTTTAAAAACGTATACAGTACATAGACCAAAACTTTTAAGTAAAAATAATGATATTTTCGAATTCGAAGCCTCTACAGAAAAAGCTTTTCTATATTTTAGACAGTTTTTATCTGAAGTTATAATATTAGAACCTCTTGAACTTCGAGAAAAAATAAAAAATTACTTAATTAATACTTTAAAAAATTATATAGATTAAATATATATAATATATTTTACTTTATATATAATTTAGTGTAAAATTAGTCTTAATAAAATAATACAACTTATCAAGAGAAGTGGAGGGAACGGCCCTAAGAAACTTCAGCAACCTACTTTAATGTGTGGTGCTAATTCCGTGAATTAATTGATTTAATAAAATTAAATCAATAATTCAAAGATGAGAGATATAGTTTATACTACTTCTTTCTACTTTGAAAGAAGTATTTTTTTTAGGAGGGATTATGAAAATAAAAGACATATATATGCAAAAAAAAGAAAGTAAAAAACCTGTATTCTCATTTGAAATATTTCCACCAAATAGTAAACATCCTATTGATACTATTTATAATACAATTGACGAATTATCAAAATTTAACCCTGATTTTATAAGTGTAACTTATGGTGCTGGTGGAAGTACTAGAGGACGGACTGTAGAAATTGCTTCAAGAATAAAAAATAAATATAATATTGAATCTCTTGCTCATCTTACATGTATTGAGGCAAAAAAAAATGAAATAGACGATATATTATATAAATTAAAAGAAAATAACATTGAAAATATTTTAGCATTGCGTGGTGATCATCCAATAGATAGAGAGCCCATAAAAGGTGATTTTAATTATGCTAGCGATCTTATTACATATATAAAAAATAAAAATATGGATTTTTCTCTTGGAGGAGCATATTATCCTGAAGGACATTTTGAAACAAATGATCTTATGGATTTATTTAATTTAAAAAGAAAAGTTGATTTAGGAGCAGAATTTCTTATTTCTCAAATATTTTTAGATAATGAGATACTATATAGATTTAAAGAAAAAACTGATAAATTAGGAATCAATGTTCCTTTTGCTGCTGGTATTATCCCTGTAACAAATGCAAAACAAATGAAAAGAATTTTTTCATTATCACATTGTTCTATTAGTCCAAAATTTAAAAGAATTCTTGATAAATATGAGCATAATCCTGAAGCATTAAAAGAAGCTGGAATCGCTTATGCTACTGAGCAGATAATTGATTTAGTTGCCTGGGGTATAGATGGAATTCATCTTTATACAATGAATAAAATAGATACCACTAGAAAAATAGTAAAAGATATAGAATATATTATAAAATAAGTATAAATTTATAGTAAAATTTTATTTTCACTGCAACAACAAATAATAAATTTATTGTTGCAGTGTTTTTCATAATTAAATTTTTTTAATTATCTTTTATAGCTTTTTCTAGTGTAAAGTAAAATTCTACTCCATTTTTTTTATTAATTACTCCAAAATCTGAATTATGATTTTTTAATATCCCACTTGTTATAGCTAATCCAAGCCCTGTTCCACCATACTTTCTTTCCTCCAAGTCATCAGCTCTATAAAAAGGTCGCCAAATATAATCTAAACTTTCTTCTGGTATATTTTTACCTTCATTAAATATTGAAATTTTTATTGTATTTTCTCCAAATTCTTCAACATTGATTTTTATTTTTCCATTTTCTTTTACATATACAAATGCATTTGACAATATATTATCTACAACAGATTTTATTCCTTTTTTATCAGCTAACACCGACTTATCAATTAATTTTAAATCTAACTTCACATTTTTTTCTTCTATATCTAAATTATATTTTTCTAAAACATTTATAATAAATTCTTTTATTTCTATTTTTTCTTTATTTATCTCTTCTATATCTATTTTATTTATATTAATAAGATTATTAATTATTGATACCATTTTTTCTATTTCTTCTTGAATAACTTCATAATAAAAATCTCTTTTTTGAGGTTTTATATTATCTTTTAATCCTTTAGAATAACCTTGAATTATAGCTAATGGTGTTTTTAATTCATGGCTCATATTTGAATAAAATCTTTTTTGAATTTCATTTATTTTTTCTTTTTTCTTAATATCAGCTTTCAATTTATTTATATTTAATTCAAGTTCTTCTGATAAAAAATTTATACTTTTTGCAAGTTCCTCTAATTCATCCTTACTATTTATATCAATCTTTTCTTTAAAATCAAGCTCTGCCATTTTATACGTTATATTTTTTATTTTTATAATTGGATTTATCAATTTTTTAGATACTAATATATTTATTACTATAATTACTACTAAATATATCACTATAAACATTATCAATGAAAAAAGAGTGATTATTCCAAAAATTTCATCTAATCGTGTAAGTATTGCTGATATAAATATTGCTTCTCCATTTTTTTTGACATATTTATAAAGTAAAATATTTGCATTAAGCTGTTTTGTCCTTATTTCTTTCAAATAAAACTTTTCATTTATTTTATTGCTATGTTGAAATTCTAAAAAGGCCTGCTCTATTTCTGGTGGTATTGGCGGTCTTTCTCTAATATTTTTAAATTTTTCATTTATTCTTTTTTTTAACTGTTCTTTTAGCTCATTAGTTTTTTTTTCTTTTAAATTAACTTGAATTATTCCTACTAAATACTTTTCTTGAAGTAATTTTACATTTTCTCCTTTTTCAATAAGTTTTCTTACTTCTTTTATTTGAGCTTTCTTATATGTTATATATGTAGGAATTGCAATATGTCTAGCTACAAAAAATAAAATTATAAAAACTATAAACATTACACTACTTACAATTAAACCTATTTTTTTATTTAATTTCATTTATCTCACCTTCATATTTATATCCAACTCCATGCACAGTTTTAATTATATTTCCTATTTTTTTTCTTATGGTTTTTATATGTGTGTCTACAGTACGTATATCCCCCTCATAATCATATCCCCATATTATATCTAATAATCTTTGCCTTGATAAAACAATATTTTTATTTTTTATAAACGTAAATAAAAGTTCAAATTCTTTTTTAGAAAAATCTAAGACATTTTCTTTGTATTTAAGTATTCTTTTATCTAAATCAAGCTCTATATTACCATCTATTATTTTATGCTCTTCTGGATAGATTCTTTTTAAAAGAACTTCTACTCGTTTTAAAAGAACATCTGGATTAAATGGTTTTCTTATATAATCATCTGCACCATAATTAAGACCTGTTAATTCATCTTCATCAGTTGTTTTTGCAGTTAACATTATTATCGGAATTTTTGAGAACATTCTTATTTCTTTAACTAAATCTATACCATCCATTTTGGGCATCATTATATCTGTAATTATTAAATCATATTTAGTATTATAAAACATATCAAAAGCATCTTCACCATTTTCAGCTTCATCTACTTCATAATCATTTTCTTCAAGATAATCTTTTAGAAGCCATCTTATTTTTTTTTCATCTTCTACTAAAAGAATTTTTTTCATATATTTTCACCTCTTATAAGTCTAATTTATCCACTTTAATTAAAACTAATATTTATTAATTTTTTTAATTTACTATTTCTCTAAATAAATTAATATAAATTTCAAGTTATTTTTTCTATGACAAATATCACTATACTTTAATATATTTTTAACTTTTATTTATACTATATTACCATAATTTTATGAAATTTTTGTGAATTTATTTTATTTTAATATTGACTGATAAAATATCATCTAGTATAATATTATATATGAACAATTATTCATATGTTTTTAAGGAGGAAAAATGATAATTAATGAAAAAGTAATGTTAAAAAATCTCTTTTGTAGCAGCTGTGCTACAAAAATAGAAAATAATATTAAAAAAATGCCTGAGCTTGAAAGTGCAGAATATAATTTTTCAACTCAAATATTGAAAATCTCTTTTAAAAATATTTATAAAAGAGAAAAAATTTTAGAAAAAATAAAAAATATTGTTGACACTATAGAGGATGGAGTAGACGTTTTTTATCTAAATGAAGCAAACAATAATGTGAATACTTCAAATAAAAAAAAGCTTATTTTATTAATACTGTCAACCACTCTATTTATTAGTTCATTTTTTATTAATAACAATTTTAAAATAATATTTATTATTTTGTCCTATATAATATCAGGATATCCCATTATTATTAAATCAATTAAAAATATACAAAAAGGCGACTTTATGGATGAAAATTTTTTAATGACTATAGCCACTCTCGGTGCATTTTCAATAAAAGAATATCCTGAAGCTGCGGGAGTAATGCTATTTTATCAAATTGGAGAATTCATGCAAGATTTAGCTGTAAATTCATCTAGAAAATCTATTCAAGATCTACTTAATATAAAAGCGACTTATGCTAA
Coding sequences within it:
- a CDS encoding WYL domain-containing protein — encoded protein: MKKIRVTVPEDIYRLIKNDIEDFGINNNKLCNFILDKYKYKRENEDLLKSQGKSLRKIIQFDLNLKNKEIYYNILRINKVAVEAEFFRELFKYYCSNFKYKRELFVFSDLVQKIILAIENKNKIKIKYKKKIKIIEPYFIKRDEQGEENYLFCYCCTSKEYKNYKLKNIDFISELSEKVLRRDKKYIDSIRKNFDPFLSHGKIVKIKLTKEGESLLKTYTVHRPKLLSKNNDIFEFEASTEKAFLYFRQFLSEVIILEPLELREKIKNYLINTLKNYID
- the metF gene encoding methylenetetrahydrofolate reductase [NAD(P)H]; protein product: MKIKDIYMQKKESKKPVFSFEIFPPNSKHPIDTIYNTIDELSKFNPDFISVTYGAGGSTRGRTVEIASRIKNKYNIESLAHLTCIEAKKNEIDDILYKLKENNIENILALRGDHPIDREPIKGDFNYASDLITYIKNKNMDFSLGGAYYPEGHFETNDLMDLFNLKRKVDLGAEFLISQIFLDNEILYRFKEKTDKLGINVPFAAGIIPVTNAKQMKRIFSLSHCSISPKFKRILDKYEHNPEALKEAGIAYATEQIIDLVAWGIDGIHLYTMNKIDTTRKIVKDIEYIIK
- a CDS encoding sensor histidine kinase — protein: MKLNKKIGLIVSSVMFIVFIILFFVARHIAIPTYITYKKAQIKEVRKLIEKGENVKLLQEKYLVGIIQVNLKEKKTNELKEQLKKRINEKFKNIRERPPIPPEIEQAFLEFQHSNKINEKFYLKEIRTKQLNANILLYKYVKKNGEAIFISAILTRLDEIFGIITLFSLIMFIVIYLVVIIVINILVSKKLINPIIKIKNITYKMAELDFKEKIDINSKDELEELAKSINFLSEELELNINKLKADIKKKEKINEIQKRFYSNMSHELKTPLAIIQGYSKGLKDNIKPQKRDFYYEVIQEEIEKMVSIINNLININKIDIEEINKEKIEIKEFIINVLEKYNLDIEEKNVKLDLKLIDKSVLADKKGIKSVVDNILSNAFVYVKENGKIKINVEEFGENTIKISIFNEGKNIPEESLDYIWRPFYRADDLEERKYGGTGLGLAITSGILKNHNSDFGVINKKNGVEFYFTLEKAIKDN
- a CDS encoding response regulator transcription factor; protein product: MKKILLVEDEKKIRWLLKDYLEENDYEVDEAENGEDAFDMFYNTKYDLIITDIMMPKMDGIDLVKEIRMFSKIPIIMLTAKTTDEDELTGLNYGADDYIRKPFNPDVLLKRVEVLLKRIYPEEHKIIDGNIELDLDKRILKYKENVLDFSKKEFELLFTFIKNKNIVLSRQRLLDIIWGYDYEGDIRTVDTHIKTIRKKIGNIIKTVHGVGYKYEGEINEIK